CGTCCGCCAGCAGACCAACCGGCGCTACTCCCTCGGCCCCCGGCTGATCCGCCTCGGCGAGTCCGCCTCGCGGCTGCTGGGCACCTGGGCCCGGCCCTACCTCGCCCGCCTGGTCGAGGAGACCGGCGAGACGGCGAACATGGCTCTCCTCGACGGCGACGAGATCGTCTACGTCGCCCAGGTGCCGTCCAAGCACTCCATGCGGATGTTCACCGAGGTCGGGCGCCGGGTCCTGCCGCACTCCACCGGCGTGGGCAAGGCCCTGCTGGCCTACACCCCCGCCGACGAGGTCAGGGCCCTCCTGGCGCGCACCGGGATGCCGGCCGCGACCGAGAGGACCATCACCACGCCCGAGGGCTTCCTGGAGGCGCTGGAGCAGGTCCGCGCGGTGGGCTACGCGGTGGACGACAACGAACAGGAAATAGGAGTCCGCTGCCTCGCCGTCTCGGTGCCGAACTCGCCGACGGCCGCCGCGATCTCCATCTCCGGCCCGGCCGGCCGGGTGACCGAGGCGCTCACCGACTCGATCGTGCCGATCCTGCAGGGCGTGGCGGCCGAGCTCTCGGTGGCCCTCTCCAGCCAGAACCCGACGGCCTGAGCGCGGCGACGGACGGGTACGTGTGCGGCCCCGGCCCCCACTCGGGGGCCGGGGCCGCACACGTACCCGGGATCAGACGGCCGGGACCGGGTCCGGCCGGTGCGTCAGCCGGCCGTCGGCCATCGTCGCCGTACGGTCCATCCGGTCCAGGTGCGCGTGGTCGTGGGTCACCAGCACCGTGGCGGTGGACCGCTCGCGGGTCAGGGTGACCAGCAGGTCGAGCACGGCAGCGCCGCGCTCGTGGTCGAGGGCGCTGGTGGGTTCGTCGACCAGCAGCACCGCGGGCTCGTTCATCAGGGCGCGGGCGATGTTGATCCGCTGGCGCTGGCCGCCGGAGAGCTGGTGGGGCCGCTTGTCGGCCTTGTCGGCCAGGCCCACCGCGTCCAGCAGCTCCAGCGCGCGCCGGCGCATCGCCCCGGAGGGCCGGCCGGAGAGGTGTGCCATGACCTGGAGCTGCTCGGCCGCGGTGAGCGAGGCCAGCAGGTTCGGCTGCTGGAAGACGATGCCGATCTCCTCCCGGCGCAGGGCGGACTTCCCGGCGGCGCTCAGCTCGGCGGTGTCCCGGCCGCCCACCACCACCGTCCCGGAGTCCGGGGTGACCAGCGTGGCGGCGACGGCCAGCAGGCTGGACTTGCCCGAGCCCGAGGGGCCGATGACCGCCGTCAGGGTGCCCGCGGGCACCTCCAGGGTGACCCGGTCCAGGGCGGTGAGC
Above is a window of Streptomyces subrutilus DNA encoding:
- a CDS encoding IclR family transcriptional regulator, coding for MPTSSASTTDASAKPTAASGGVQSLERAFDLLERMADAGGEVGLSELSAASGLPLPTIHRLMRTLVACGYVRQQTNRRYSLGPRLIRLGESASRLLGTWARPYLARLVEETGETANMALLDGDEIVYVAQVPSKHSMRMFTEVGRRVLPHSTGVGKALLAYTPADEVRALLARTGMPAATERTITTPEGFLEALEQVRAVGYAVDDNEQEIGVRCLAVSVPNSPTAAAISISGPAGRVTEALTDSIVPILQGVAAELSVALSSQNPTA
- a CDS encoding ABC transporter ATP-binding protein, with product MTLFVNDVTLTYPDGDGRLTALDRVTLEVPAGTLTAVIGPSGSGKSSLLAVAATLVTPDSGTVVVGGRDTAELSAAGKSALRREEIGIVFQQPNLLASLTAAEQLQVMAHLSGRPSGAMRRRALELLDAVGLADKADKRPHQLSGGQRQRINIARALMNEPAVLLVDEPTSALDHERGAAVLDLLVTLTRERSTATVLVTHDHAHLDRMDRTATMADGRLTHRPDPVPAV